From the Magnetofaba australis IT-1 genome, the window TGGGCATGGCGCTGGGGGCGGGCGAGAGCGGCCATCCGTATGCGGCCATCGGCATCACCCGGGGGCTGTCCCAGGTGACCGCCTCGGAGCTGCCCATGGCGCTGGCGGTGTTCGCGGTGGCGTTGCAGTATCAAACCCTGCACATCCCTGATATCGTCGCCGCCCAGCAGGGCGGAGTGTTCAACTGGACCCTGTTCACCAATCCGCTGGCGGTGGTTGCGGCCATGCTGTCGCTGTTGGGCTCGCTGATGCGTCCGCCGTTCGACGTGGTGCTGGCGCCCCAGGAGATCCCCATCGGCCCGCCCACCGAGTACCACTCCACCTATCTGGCGCTGATGCAGACCAACCGCATGATCTTCTCCATCGCCAAGATCATCGTCTACATGAACCTCTTCTTTGGCGGCGCGACCAGCTGGCCGGAGCTGTTCATCAAGGTGTTCTGCATCTACATGTTCGCGGTGATCATCGGCGTGGGCTTCCCGCGCTTCCGCGTGGAGCAATCGATTCTCTGGTTCCTGCTGTGGGCCACCCCCATCGGCGTGTTGGCCCTGCTGCAGGTGTAGGCCGCGCGGGATACAAAAGACTTAAGAGCAGTCCGAGGACGCTATGAAAGAGGAATTGGAAAAACGCACAGTCACCACGCCCGACGGCCAGTCCATCGAGATCGAGCCGCTGCGCGACTACTACTGTGACGCCCGCCCGGAGGTTCATCCGCCCGCCTACATGCAGATCGTCGAGGATCTGTTCAACTGGGCGCGCGCCAACTCCATCTGGATTCTGGGCTTTGGCACCGGTTGCGGGGCCATCGAGATGCGTCCGCTGATGACGCCGCGCTTCGACGCCTACCGCTTCGGCGTGCAGTGGCGCGCCACCCCGCGTCAGGCCAACCTGTTTGTCATCTCCGGCTATCTGTCGGTGAAGACCCTCAAGCGGGTGGTGCGCTCCTACGAGCAGATGCAGAACCCCAAATATGTCGTGGGGCTGGGCTCCTGCACCATCAACGGCGGCATGTATTGGGACTCCTACAACACCATCAAGCAGCTGGCCGACTACCTGCCGGTGGATCTCTACATCACCGGCTGCATGCCGCGCCCGGAGGCGCTGCTGGCGGGGTTTGAGGATCTGAAAACGCTGATTCGCGCGGGCAAGGCCGAAGGGGCCAACCGTTATGCGGAGAATTTTGACTGGTACAAAGCCAACCAGAAGAAGGTGATTCTGGATTGGGACATGCCGGACTACAACTGGTGATGGCCATGGATGCGATTCTCAAAAATCTGAGCGCTCGCTGCGCGCTTGGCGAGCTGGACAAACGCCGCGCGGACCTGTGGTTCGTCACGGTGGACCCGGCCCATGTGCGCCCGGCCCTGGCCCACCTGCGCGATAACGAGGGCTTCACCCATCTGGTGCTGCTCACCGCGGTGGACTGGATGGAGGAGGGGCGGTTTCAGCTCACCTATCTGCTGCACAACCGCGCCGCTGCGCTGGACGTGGGGCTGCGCTGCTTCATCGACCGCGAAACCGCGACCATGGAGAGCATCCACGACATGTGGGCCACCGCCGCCACCTATCAGCGCGAACTCAAGGAGATGTTCGGCATCGACTTCCCCGGCAGCCCCGGGGTGGATGACGAATTCATCCTCGAAGGGTGGGCCGAGATTCCGCCCTATCGCCGTGATTTCGACACCCTGGCCTACGCCGAGGCGACCTATACCAATCGCCCGGGCCGCGCCAGCGAAGATCCGGAAGAGTACATGCAGCGCAAACTCTATCCCGAGGGGGCGTGACATGTTCGACTATCATCCCGATCGCACCCAATACCCGGCCAAGCGCGAAGATGGCTCGCTGGATATCGACCTGACTTCGGGCAAATACCTGAAACTGTGGCACGGTCCGCAGCATCCGGGCATCACCGGCAATATGTCGGTGGAGCTGACCGTGTGCGGCGACGAAGTGGTGCAGGCCAAGACCCACGTCGGCTATCTGCACCGGGGCTTCGAGAAGCTGATGGAGCGGCGCAGCTTCATCCAGGTGTTCCCCATCGTCTGCCGCGTCTGCGTGCCAGAGCCGGACTTCAACGAATACTGCTACGCCGCCGCCATCGAAGAGCTGGCGGGCCTGGAGATCCCCGAGCAGGCGCGCTGGATTCGCGCCATGGTGCTGGAGATGGGGCGCATCAACAGCTACCTGATGTACATGGGCGGTCAGGCGGGGGCGTTCGGCATGGCCATGCCCGGGCAGTGGACCACCTACGTGCGCGATCTGATGCTGGATCGCTTCGAGGAGCTGACCGGCGCGCGCATCTACCACATGTACATCATGCCCGGCGGCGTGCGCGGCAAACTGCCCGAAGGGTTCGAGCAGCGCATGGAGGAGACTCTGCGCGAGATCGAACGGGTGATGAAGGATGTGTGGGAGGTGATGTTCTGCAACGCGGTGTTCAAAAAGCGCACCGTGGGTCAGGCGGTGATTCAGCCCGAATGGATCGAGCCCTATGGCGTCACCGGCCCCAACGCCCGCGCCTGTGGCCGCCCCAATGACGTGCGCCTGGACCAGCCCTATCTGGTCTATCCCGAGCTGGAGCTGGAGGCGATCACCGGCCAGGATGGGGACATCTATACCCGCGCCGATGTGCGCCGTCGCGACATCCTGCAATCAGTGGATCTGATTCGTCAGATTCTCATCAAAATGCCCCGCAGCGGCCCGGTGATGGCCAAGCTGCCCAACGTGCTGCACTGGAAGATCCCCCACGGCGAGACCTACATTCGCGGCGAGTGCTCGCGCGGCGAGTATGGCTACTACGTGGTCACCGACGGCAGCGGCTATCCGCGTCGCATCAACGTGCGCGGTCCGTCCTATACCCACGCCGTGGCGCTGCTGGAGATGATGATGGTCAACCTCAACATCTCCGATGTGGCCGGGTTGATGGTCTCCCTGCACACCTATCCGCCCGAGGTGGAGAGATAACATGTCCCTGCGCGATATCCTCTCGCCCCTGACCGCCTGGAAGAACCTCCTGCGGGAGCCGGGGACCATCAAAGATCCGCTCAATCGCGAAGCGGCGGACCGCTATCGCGGCTTCCACAAGAACGATGCGGCGCTGTGCATCGGCTGCGGCACCTGCGAGGCGATCTGCCAGAACGCCGCCATCGACATGGTGGCGGTGGACGGGATCGAGACCGTCTCCGGCAACTCCGGGCTGCGTCCGCGCATCGACTACGGGCGCTGCTGCTGGTGCGCGCTGTGCGTGGACGTCTGCATGACCAGTTCGCTGACCATGTCCAACCACTACACCTGGGTGGAGAGCGACCCCGACGCCTACCGCTTCATCCCCGGGGTGGACAAGAAGGCGTGGGACAGTTGTGAAAAGGGTTACACCCGCGCCGAAGGCCATCGTTTGACGCCCACCAAGCGCGCCCATATGGGCGAAATGGAGCCTGAACAGCGCATCGGCGGTTTTGCCGAGATCGTCAACGGCTACTCCGTGGAGGAGGCGCTGGCCGAGGCCGACCGCTGCGTCTCCTGCGGGCTGTGCATCGCCACCTGCCCGGCGCACATGTCCATCCCCCGTTACATCGAAGCGGTGCGCGACGGCGACTACACCCGCGGTGTGTCGCTGCTGTATGAGACCAATCCGTTCTCGCAGGTGTGCGGACGGGTGTGCACCCACAAGTGCGAAGACGCCTGCGCCTCGGCCCACGAGGGCGAGGCCATCGCCATTCGTTGGCTCAAGCGCCACATCACCGACAACGCCACCGCTGCGGACTTCCAGCAGGCGGCGGGGACGGCGGCTCCGGCCACCGGCAAGCGGGTGGCCATCATCGGCGCCGGTCCGGCGGGTCTGACCACCGCCTTCGATCTGGCCAAAATGGGCCACGCGGTGGAGATCTTCGAGGCGCGGCCCCATGCGGGCGGCATGTTCCGCTACGGCATTCCCGAATACCGTCTGCCGTATGACGTGATGGATCGCGACATTCAGGTGATTCTGGATATGGGCGCGCAGTTACACTGCAATACCCGTGTGGGCGAGAGCATCACCATGGAGCAGCTGCGTGAGCAGTTCGACGCGGTGGCGCTGTGCATCGGTCTGCACCTGGGACGCGGCACTCGCATCCCCGGCAGCGAGCATCCGGCGGTGACCAAGGCGGTGGATCTGCTGCGCGACATCACCGAGGGCAAAGAGGTGGTCGTGCCCGAGAAGCTGGTGGTGATCGGCGGCGGCAACGTGGCCATGGACATCGCCCGCAGCATGGGCCGCTTGCAGACCCAACGTTACGGCAAGTTGGACGTGACCGTCACCGCGCTGGAGGATCGCGCCCACTTCCTGGCCGACCCCGACGAGATTCGCGAGTGCGGCGAGGAGGGCATCGCAATTTACGACGCGCGCGGACCCCGTGAAATCGTGCTGGATGACAACGGCGGTCTGGTGGGGCTGAAGACCTTCAAGGTGCTCTCCATCTTCGACAAGGATGGCCGCTTTGCGCCGTCGTACGATGAGTCCGACGCGCGGATCCACCACGCCGACATGGTGGTGGAGGCGATCGGTCAGATGTCCGACGTCAGCCTGCTGGGCGAGGCCCTCACCGAGGCGCTGGAGTGGAATCGCGGACGCATCAAGGCCGACGCCGATGGCTGCACCTCGGAGCCGTGGTTGTGGGCGGCGGGGGACTGCGTGCATGGCCCCGACGTGATTCACGCCGTGGCCGACGGCCACCGCGTGGCGGCCAGTGTGGATGCGTATCTGAAAGGCGCTTGAAAGCATCGGCGCGGCGGCTCACACTGAAGTTGTTGGGCACTGAGCGCCCCGCATTCAACGCAGCACAAGGGAGGGGTTTCCATGAATGGCGCGCCAAGCAGCGGATTCAATCAACTCAAGGATAAGAAGAGCCTGGATGATATCCTCGCCGTGGCCACCGAGTTCGAGCGCACCGCGCGGGACTTCTACGGCGCTTTGGTCAACAAGGTGAGCAAGCCGTTGCGCTATCTGGTGGAGGAGCTGGCGACCGAGGAGCAGCGTCACTACGACCTGTTCGCCGAGCTGCGCGCGCGCGCCGATCTGGCCGAGCAGATTCAGGCCATGGTGGAGACGCCCGAGAGCGATGGCCGTTTCTCTGATGCCGTGCACCTGCCGGAGTTGGGCGAGAAGCCTGACGATCAGGCGGTGTTGCAGTATGCGCTCTACCGCGAGCACACCGCCATGGAGCAGTATCAAGCCCTGGCGGCATCGACGGAGCCGGGACCGATTCAGGAGCTGTTCATCTGGCTGGCTGATGAGGAGACCCGGCACAAGCAGGAGTTGGAGAAGCGCTACTATGAAATCGTTCATAGTGGTGGTGTGTGAGTCTAGCCGCAGAGCCTTTTAAGCTCTGTCCGCTTCAGCCCGTTGCTTGGGTTGAGGGGGGGACGGCCAGAAGAAAAGCGCAGCGGGGACTCCGGAAGCGACAGGAGAGTGTGCCATGAAAAGCATCATTGCGCTGACGGACCTGACCGATAGCTGTAAACCGGTCATCGCCCTGTCCGAGGAGTTGGCCAAGGGCATGGGCTGGCGCCTCTACGTGATGCACGTGGTCCCGCCACATGACGCCAAGGGCGGACCGGCCTATGTAGGCAACGAGGTGGATGACGGCCAGCCGCGTCGCGATGCGGCGGCGGCGCTCAAAGAGCTGCGCCACAAGCTTCACGCCCAGCGCGATGAGTTGATTGCGCGCGGCGTGGATTGTCATGCGGTGATGGTGGAGGGGCAGCTGGAAGAGAAGCTGCTCAAAGAGGTGGACGCCATTAATCCGGAGTTCGTCATCATCGGTCGCCACTGCCATGACATGCTCTACAAGGTCATCTTTGGCAACCGCAGCGACAAACTGCTGGATAAGCTCAAGCAGCCGCTGATGGTGGTGCCGCTGCCCAAATAAGTCGTGTGGGCAGGCGTGAACGCCGATGCTTGCGCACAAGGCGTAGACTCTGCTAAACAGCCGAGAGCCGTCGCCTGCAGTTGTGCGCACAAGGCAATGATCAGCACAGTCCGATGCGTGGCGCGTCGTGTGCCGGAAGATCGAACTGCGCGCGTCTCTTTGCATCTGAAATTTCAGATTTGGCGCGCGGTTTGTGAAGATCTTCCCTGGCGTCGTTGTCGCGCATGGCGTTCGGCGTGAGTTTTTTGAGGCGGGCGCCCCAGTATGGCGCGTGAATTGCGTTGCCTTGTGTGATGACTGGATTCCTCCTGTGCGGTCTGTGAAAAGACCGCACCTCCACCCTTTACTGCGTCCATTATCTCCATGCGCCTCCATCGACTGATTGCTCTGTTCGTGTCTCTGTTTGGGGTTGTGGCGCTGGCGGGCGGCGCCTGGGCCTCCGCATCGCCGGAAATCACTGAGACCCAGCTGGATCTGACCCATACCGCCACCGGCTATCTGGCGGTGATGCTGTTTGTGGTCGCCTATCTGGTGGTGATGGGCGAAGAGGTGATCAAACTACGCAAATCCAAGCCGGTGCTGCTGGCGGCCGGGTTGATCTGGGGAATGATCGCCTTTGCCTATAGTCAACATGGGCTGCCCCATGTGGCCGAAGCGGCCATGCGCCACAATATCCTCGAATACGCCGAGCTGTTCCTGTTCCTACTGGTGGCCATGACCTACGTCAACGCCATGGAGGAGCGGCTGGTGTTCCAGGCGTTGCGCTCGTGGCTGGTGCGCAGCGGCTTCAACTACCGCATGATGTTCTGGATGACCGGCATTCTGGCGTTTTTTATCTCGCCGGTGGCCGATAACCTCACCACTGCTCTGCTGATGTGCGCGGTGCTGCTGGCGGTGGGTCAGGAGAGCCCGCGCTTTGTCTCTCTGGGCTGCGTCAATGTGGTGGTGGCGGCCAATGCCGGCGGCGCCTTCAGTCCGTTTGGGGATATCACCACGCTGATGGTGTGGCAGAAGGGGGTGGTGGATTTCTGGACCTTCTTCCATCTGTTCATCCCCTCGGCGGTGACCTTCCTGCTGCCGGCCGCAGTGATGCACTTCTTCGTACCCCAGGGCGCGCCGGCGCAGAGCGATGAACAGGTGTTTGTCAAACGCGGCGGACTGGTGATCATCGGCCTGTTCCTGGCCACCATCGCCACTGCGGTGGGCTTCCACAACTTCCTGCACCTGCCGCCGGTGGCGGGGATGATGATGGGGTTGGCGTATCTGAAATTCTATAGCTTCTATCTGCGCAAGACCTTTGGCAATCAGCAGTCGCGACGCGCCATTGCCCGTCGCCTGGGGCGCGAAGTCACCGATGAGGATCTGGGCGGGGTCGTCCCCTTTGACAGCTTCAACGCCGTAGCGCGGGCTGAGTGGGATACGCTGCTGTTCTTCTACGGCGTGATTCTCTGCGTGGGCGGTCTGGGTATGATCGGCTATCTGGCGTGGATCTCCGAGGCGATGTACGCCGGCTGGGGACCGACGGCGGCCAATATCGCCGTGGGCGTGCTTTCGGCCGTGATCGACAACATCCCCATTATGTATGCGGTGCTCACCATGCAGCCGCAGATGGATCTGGGGCAGTGGCTGCTGGTGACGTTGACGGCGGGGGTGGGCGGTAGCCTGCTCTCCATCGGCTCCGCCGCCGGGGTGGCGCTGATGGGGCAATCCCGTGGGCGCTACACCTTCTTTACCCACCTGCGCTGGACGCCTGTGATCGCTTTGGGCTATGCGGGCGGCATCGCCACGCACTTCGTGCTCAACGCGCACTTCTTCAAACCCTGATGCTTCATGGAGTGGCGCGGGTCCGTCGCTCGACGATCGACGGACCCGCGCCTGCCAGTATGCGCCCGATGCGTTGATCCCACCATGGGCGGGACCGCGTGACCAGCATTGGCAGCTCTGAGCCAATGAGCGCGGTCGCCGCCATCAACAGCAGCGCATACCTGACTTCGTGAGACAGGCGGTCGGGGTGAGCAGAGAAATCTTGCGGCTCTCTGTAGACCGCCACAGCGCGCCAGAGTGTGGTTGTGGCAGAGGTTCATACACTCTCTGCCTGTGCTTGGCGCGCATCAATCAGCAGTGTGTTGATCTCCTTTACGATCCGTTGGCACAGCGTTTCGACCTTCCCGGCAATCAAGGGGGTCAGCGCCATGCCGGTCTCCAGGCTCAGCGGCGCCACCCCATGCACCACAATGCTCTGCGGCGCACCGTCCAGCAGGGTCATGGCCGCCAGTACGTCGGCGAAACCCACCTGATGCGGTGAAATCTTGGTCTGGAAAAAGGCCCCCAGTTCGCCGTCGCGCAGGGTGATCAACTCACCCGGCGTTTCGGCGTTGATGGCGTCGGCCACGATCAGGTGGTCGGCGGCGCACAGCTCATCCAGCAGATCCATGGCCGCCGTGCCGCCATCGAGCAGGGTGACGCAATCGGGCAGGGGCGGGGCGCGGCGCGCCAGCGCCTCCACCACCCGCACCCCCACGCCCTCGTCACTGAGCAGCAGGTTGCCCAATCCCAGCACCACGATGTTCATCACACCACCTGCACCTTGGTCAGTTCGCGCTGCTGCGGATCCACCATGTGCACCGCGCAAGCCAGGCACGGGTCGAACGAGTGGATGGTGCGCAGCGCCTCCAGCGGACGTTCCGGGTCGGCCACGCTGTTGCCCACCAGGGAGGCTTCATATGGTCCAGCTTGCTCCTCCTGGTCGCGCGGACCGGCGTTCCAGGTGGTGGGCACCACCGCCTGGTAGTTGACGATTTTGCCCTTCTCCACCACTACCCAGTGGGACAGACAGCCGCGCGGGGCTTCGTGGAAGCCGAACCCCTGCACCGCGCCCTTGGGAAACTCCGGTTGGTTGAAGGTCTCCAGATCGCCCTTCCTGATATTGGCCACCAGCCGGTTCCACTGATCATCCAGCGACTCCAGCAGCACCGCGCAGCGCACCGCCCGCGCCGCATGGCGGCCCAGAGTCGATTGCAGCGCCGTAAGCGGCAGTTCTGCGCCGATCAACCCCTTGACCGTGCCCAATAGGGTGTTCAGGTGGCGCGTGGTGGGCTCATGTTTGGCGGCGACCATGGCCAGCACGTTGGCCAGCGGCCCCACCTGGGCGCGTTCGCCCTTGTAGGTGGGCGCTTTGACCCACGAATACTTGCCGTCGTCGGCAAAGTCGGTGTAGTTGGGCCGCGTTTTGCCCTCATACGGATGCAGCGGTTTGTCGTCGTCGGCGTACCAGGCGTGTTTGCTGCTCTCCAGCACCGCGCTCTCAAAAGTTGGATCATGGAAGCCGGTGATGGGTTCAAACTGGGCGATGTCGCCATCCTTGAGGAAGCCGCCTGGCAGCGTACACTCAGCGCCGCGGGTGTCGATGGGCATGTCGGGGACCGACAGCGCATGGGTCACGCCCGCGCCCATGGTGAGCCACTCGGGGTAGTTGGCGGCGATGGCGGCCACGTCCACCATGTAGGCCTGCCGCACGAACAGCGCCAGCTCGTCGATGAACTGTTTGATGCGATAGAGCCGCTCCATATTGATGGCGTCGGCGCTATCGGGGTCCACCGGGTTGGCCACGCCGCCCACCGCCAGATTCTGAATGTGCGGGGTTTTGCCGCCGAGGATGGCGACGATGCGGTTGGCCTTGCGCTGAATCTCCAGCGCCTGCAGATAGTGGGCGGCGGCCATCAGGTTGGCCTCCGGCGACAGACGCATCTCCGGGTGGCCCCAGTAGCCGTTGGCGAAGATGCCCAGTTGCCCGGAGGCGGCGAAGGCTTTGAGCTTATCTTGCACCGCCGTCAGG encodes:
- a CDS encoding respiratory chain complex I subunit 1 family protein → MGFEWIKIPYALLTLFIVINFGMLMHALVYKITARVAGRYGIRIWQHYADLLKNFGLRSSITHGVMYYLGPVFRLSGGIGLLLFTPTIFGSEMFSNFSFAGDLMLVLYFVFFGMLGMALGAGESGHPYAAIGITRGLSQVTASELPMALAVFAVALQYQTLHIPDIVAAQQGGVFNWTLFTNPLAVVAAMLSLLGSLMRPPFDVVLAPQEIPIGPPTEYHSTYLALMQTNRMIFSIAKIIVYMNLFFGGATSWPELFIKVFCIYMFAVIIGVGFPRFRVEQSILWFLLWATPIGVLALLQV
- the nuoB gene encoding NADH-quinone oxidoreductase subunit NuoB — translated: MKEELEKRTVTTPDGQSIEIEPLRDYYCDARPEVHPPAYMQIVEDLFNWARANSIWILGFGTGCGAIEMRPLMTPRFDAYRFGVQWRATPRQANLFVISGYLSVKTLKRVVRSYEQMQNPKYVVGLGSCTINGGMYWDSYNTIKQLADYLPVDLYITGCMPRPEALLAGFEDLKTLIRAGKAEGANRYAENFDWYKANQKKVILDWDMPDYNW
- a CDS encoding NADH-quinone oxidoreductase subunit C, whose product is MGHAGLQLVMAMDAILKNLSARCALGELDKRRADLWFVTVDPAHVRPALAHLRDNEGFTHLVLLTAVDWMEEGRFQLTYLLHNRAAALDVGLRCFIDRETATMESIHDMWATAATYQRELKEMFGIDFPGSPGVDDEFILEGWAEIPPYRRDFDTLAYAEATYTNRPGRASEDPEEYMQRKLYPEGA
- a CDS encoding NADH-quinone oxidoreductase subunit D, with amino-acid sequence MFDYHPDRTQYPAKREDGSLDIDLTSGKYLKLWHGPQHPGITGNMSVELTVCGDEVVQAKTHVGYLHRGFEKLMERRSFIQVFPIVCRVCVPEPDFNEYCYAAAIEELAGLEIPEQARWIRAMVLEMGRINSYLMYMGGQAGAFGMAMPGQWTTYVRDLMLDRFEELTGARIYHMYIMPGGVRGKLPEGFEQRMEETLREIERVMKDVWEVMFCNAVFKKRTVGQAVIQPEWIEPYGVTGPNARACGRPNDVRLDQPYLVYPELELEAITGQDGDIYTRADVRRRDILQSVDLIRQILIKMPRSGPVMAKLPNVLHWKIPHGETYIRGECSRGEYGYYVVTDGSGYPRRINVRGPSYTHAVALLEMMMVNLNISDVAGLMVSLHTYPPEVER
- a CDS encoding FAD-dependent oxidoreductase produces the protein MSLRDILSPLTAWKNLLREPGTIKDPLNREAADRYRGFHKNDAALCIGCGTCEAICQNAAIDMVAVDGIETVSGNSGLRPRIDYGRCCWCALCVDVCMTSSLTMSNHYTWVESDPDAYRFIPGVDKKAWDSCEKGYTRAEGHRLTPTKRAHMGEMEPEQRIGGFAEIVNGYSVEEALAEADRCVSCGLCIATCPAHMSIPRYIEAVRDGDYTRGVSLLYETNPFSQVCGRVCTHKCEDACASAHEGEAIAIRWLKRHITDNATAADFQQAAGTAAPATGKRVAIIGAGPAGLTTAFDLAKMGHAVEIFEARPHAGGMFRYGIPEYRLPYDVMDRDIQVILDMGAQLHCNTRVGESITMEQLREQFDAVALCIGLHLGRGTRIPGSEHPAVTKAVDLLRDITEGKEVVVPEKLVVIGGGNVAMDIARSMGRLQTQRYGKLDVTVTALEDRAHFLADPDEIRECGEEGIAIYDARGPREIVLDDNGGLVGLKTFKVLSIFDKDGRFAPSYDESDARIHHADMVVEAIGQMSDVSLLGEALTEALEWNRGRIKADADGCTSEPWLWAAGDCVHGPDVIHAVADGHRVAASVDAYLKGA
- a CDS encoding ferritin family protein, whose product is MNGAPSSGFNQLKDKKSLDDILAVATEFERTARDFYGALVNKVSKPLRYLVEELATEEQRHYDLFAELRARADLAEQIQAMVETPESDGRFSDAVHLPELGEKPDDQAVLQYALYREHTAMEQYQALAASTEPGPIQELFIWLADEETRHKQELEKRYYEIVHSGGV
- a CDS encoding universal stress protein, which encodes MKSIIALTDLTDSCKPVIALSEELAKGMGWRLYVMHVVPPHDAKGGPAYVGNEVDDGQPRRDAAAALKELRHKLHAQRDELIARGVDCHAVMVEGQLEEKLLKEVDAINPEFVIIGRHCHDMLYKVIFGNRSDKLLDKLKQPLMVVPLPK
- the nhaD gene encoding sodium:proton antiporter NhaD — its product is MRLHRLIALFVSLFGVVALAGGAWASASPEITETQLDLTHTATGYLAVMLFVVAYLVVMGEEVIKLRKSKPVLLAAGLIWGMIAFAYSQHGLPHVAEAAMRHNILEYAELFLFLLVAMTYVNAMEERLVFQALRSWLVRSGFNYRMMFWMTGILAFFISPVADNLTTALLMCAVLLAVGQESPRFVSLGCVNVVVAANAGGAFSPFGDITTLMVWQKGVVDFWTFFHLFIPSAVTFLLPAAVMHFFVPQGAPAQSDEQVFVKRGGLVIIGLFLATIATAVGFHNFLHLPPVAGMMMGLAYLKFYSFYLRKTFGNQQSRRAIARRLGREVTDEDLGGVVPFDSFNAVARAEWDTLLFFYGVILCVGGLGMIGYLAWISEAMYAGWGPTAANIAVGVLSAVIDNIPIMYAVLTMQPQMDLGQWLLVTLTAGVGGSLLSIGSAAGVALMGQSRGRYTFFTHLRWTPVIALGYAGGIATHFVLNAHFFKP
- a CDS encoding HyaD/HybD family hydrogenase maturation endopeptidase; translation: MNIVVLGLGNLLLSDEGVGVRVVEALARRAPPLPDCVTLLDGGTAAMDLLDELCAADHLIVADAINAETPGELITLRDGELGAFFQTKISPHQVGFADVLAAMTLLDGAPQSIVVHGVAPLSLETGMALTPLIAGKVETLCQRIVKEINTLLIDARQAQAESV
- a CDS encoding nickel-dependent hydrogenase large subunit: MTQRIVIDPVTRIEGHLRIDCEIQDGRVVKAWSSGQMWRGIEEILKGRDARDAWVITQRICGVCTTVHAITSVRAVENALDMEIPLNAQFIRNMIMAAHGVHDHIVHFYHLSALDWVDIVSALSADPAKAARFAAGLSDWAGSSEQNLTAVQDKLKAFAASGQLGIFANGYWGHPEMRLSPEANLMAAAHYLQALEIQRKANRIVAILGGKTPHIQNLAVGGVANPVDPDSADAINMERLYRIKQFIDELALFVRQAYMVDVAAIAANYPEWLTMGAGVTHALSVPDMPIDTRGAECTLPGGFLKDGDIAQFEPITGFHDPTFESAVLESSKHAWYADDDKPLHPYEGKTRPNYTDFADDGKYSWVKAPTYKGERAQVGPLANVLAMVAAKHEPTTRHLNTLLGTVKGLIGAELPLTALQSTLGRHAARAVRCAVLLESLDDQWNRLVANIRKGDLETFNQPEFPKGAVQGFGFHEAPRGCLSHWVVVEKGKIVNYQAVVPTTWNAGPRDQEEQAGPYEASLVGNSVADPERPLEALRTIHSFDPCLACAVHMVDPQQRELTKVQVV